A window of the Salarias fasciatus chromosome 7, fSalaFa1.1, whole genome shotgun sequence genome harbors these coding sequences:
- the LOC115392402 gene encoding leptin-like: MDVSLVLLLSLLHVLSTGTAAPLPAEVVTMTSKVKWMAEQLVVRLNKDFKVPPGLTLSPPVNDLDGLSSVVAVLEGYNSLISDALDGVSQIKYDISSLAGYLGQWGQRHCSEQRPKPPLPGALQELQRQKEFIDTVSLEALMRVEAFLNLLLKNLDTLKTC; encoded by the exons ATGGACGTctccctggtcctcctgctctctctgctccacgtTTTGAGCACCggcacagcagctcctctgccAGCAGAAGTTGTGACCATGACTTCGAAAGTGAAGTGGATGGCAGAGCAGCTGGTGGTCCGCCTCAACAAAGACTTCAAG GTCCCTCCCGGCCTGACGCTCAGCCCCCCGGTGAACGACCTGGACGGCCTCTCCTCCGTGGTGGCCGTCCTGGAGGGGTACAACAGCCTGATCTCCGACGCCCTCGACGGCGTCTCTCAGATCAAGTACGACATCTCCTCGCTGGCGGGCTACCTGGGCCAGTGGGGGCAGAGGCACTGCAGCGAGCAGCGGCCCAAGCCGCCGCTGCCCGGGGCGCTGCAGGAGCTCCAGAGGCAGAAGGAGTTCATCGACACCGTGAGCCTGGAGGCGCTCATGAGGGTGGAGGCGTTCCTCAATCTGCTGCTGAAGAACCTGGACACACTGAAAACCTGCTGA